The following proteins are co-located in the Spinactinospora alkalitolerans genome:
- a CDS encoding response regulator gives MIRIVVAEDQWAVRSGLVMILESAPDIEVVAEAGDGEEAVAAARRARPDVVLMDVRMPRKDGIAATRDLTGTGVDVLILTTFDLDEYVFGALRAGAAGFLLKNIEADELIEAVRVVARGEGMIAPAVTRRLIKEFAAVPGGRPDAGPSVSPAAVAELTPRERQVLACVGEGLSNQQVARRLCITETTTKTHVSRILAKLGLRSRVQAAIVAQELGEVG, from the coding sequence GTGATCCGGATCGTCGTGGCCGAGGACCAGTGGGCGGTGCGCTCGGGGCTGGTCATGATCTTGGAGTCGGCGCCCGACATCGAGGTCGTCGCCGAGGCCGGCGACGGCGAGGAGGCCGTGGCGGCGGCGCGGCGGGCGCGGCCCGATGTGGTGCTGATGGACGTGCGCATGCCGCGCAAGGACGGTATCGCGGCCACCCGCGACCTCACGGGGACCGGCGTGGACGTGCTCATCCTGACGACGTTCGACCTCGACGAGTACGTCTTCGGGGCGCTGCGCGCCGGCGCGGCCGGCTTCCTGCTGAAGAACATCGAGGCCGATGAGCTGATCGAGGCGGTGCGCGTGGTGGCGCGGGGGGAGGGCATGATCGCGCCGGCCGTGACGCGCCGCCTCATCAAGGAGTTCGCGGCGGTGCCGGGCGGGCGTCCCGACGCCGGGCCGAGCGTGAGCCCGGCCGCGGTCGCCGAGCTCACCCCGCGGGAGCGCCAGGTCCTGGCCTGCGTGGGGGAGGGACTGTCCAACCAGCAGGTCGCGCGCCGGCTGTGCATCACCGAGACCACCACCAAGACCCACGTCAGCCGGATCCTGGCCAAGTTGGGTCTGCGCAGCCGGGTGCAGGCCGCCATCGTCGCCCAGGAGCTGGGGGAGGTCGGCTGA